A genome region from Trachemys scripta elegans isolate TJP31775 chromosome 2, CAS_Tse_1.0, whole genome shotgun sequence includes the following:
- the CRYGN gene encoding gamma-crystallin N codes for MSQYSGKITFYEGKYFTGRKLEVCGNCDNFQDRGFMNRVNSICVQSGAWICFDHPDFRGQQYVLEHGEYPDFYRWNGYNDHMGSCRPVGMHGEHYRMEIFDGSHFSGHCMEFTEDCSFLQGQGWNKNCVNAIKVYGDGAWVLYEEPNYRGRMYVVERGEYNSFNVWQADSANIQSLRRVVNYF; via the exons ATGTCTCAGTATTCGGGAAAA ATCACTTTCTATGAGGGCAAATACTTCACAGGCAGGAAGCTGGAGGTCTGTGGGAACTGTGATAACTTCCAGGACAGAGGTTTCATGAACCGAGTGAACTCTATCTGTGTACAGAGTGGAGCTTGGATCTGTTTTGATCACCCAGACTTCCGAGGACAGCAGTACGTTTTGGAGCATGGGGAATACCCTGACTTCTACCGTTGGAATGGCTATAATGATCACATGGGCTCCTGCAGGCCTGTCGGAATG CATGGTGAGCATTACAGAATGGAGATATTTGATGGGAGCCATTTTAGTGGTCACTGCATGGAGTTCACTGAAGATTGCTCTTTCCTCCAAGGGCAGGGCTGGAACAAGAACTGTGTCAATGCCATCAAAGTGTACGGAGATGGAGC ATGGGTGCTGTATGAGGAACCCAACTATCGTGGCCGTATGTACGTTGTGGAGAGGGGAGAGTACAACAGCTTTAACGTGTGGCAAGCTGACAGTGCAAATATCCAGTCCCTCAGAAGAGTCGTCAACTACTTTTAA